One Felis catus isolate Fca126 chromosome D1, F.catus_Fca126_mat1.0, whole genome shotgun sequence DNA segment encodes these proteins:
- the PRRG4 gene encoding transmembrane gamma-carboxyglutamic acid protein 4: MFTLLVFLSQLRIVTFAFPHCTRSPKESGHAGEEVFTSKEEANLFIRRHLLYNRFDLELFTPGDLERECIEELCNYEEAREIFVDEDKTMAFWQEYSIKGPTTKSDGNREKIDVMGLLTGLIAAGVFLVIFGLLGYYLCITKCNRQQYPGSSATYVRRGRHTPSIIFRRPEEAALTPSPPSVEDTGLPSYEQAVALTRKHNVSPPPPYPGPAKGFRVFKKSMSLPSH, translated from the exons ATGTTTACACTTCTGGTTTTTCTCAGCCAACTGCGCATAGTTACCTTCGCGTTTCCTCATTGCACAAGAAGTCCAAAGGAGTCTGGGCATGCTGGAGAAGAAG TCTTCACATCAAAAGAAGAAGCAAACCTTTTCATACGTAGACACCTCCTATACAATAGATTTGATTTGGAGCTCTTCACGCCCGGTGACCTAGAAAGAGAGTGCATAGAAGAACTTTGTAATTATGAGGAAGCCAGAGAAATTTTTGTGGATGAAGACAAAACG ATGGCATTTTGGCAAGAATATTCCATCAAAGGACCAACCACAAAATCAG ATGGCAACAGAGAAAAAATTGATGTCATGGGCCTTCTGACTGGATTAATTGCTGCTGGagtatttttggttatttttggaTTACTTGGTTACTATCTTTGTATCACCAAGTGTAACAGGCAACAATATCCAGG TTCTTCAGCCACCTATGTAAGAAGGGGCCGGCACACTCCCTCTATCATTTTCAGAAGACCTGAGGAGGCTGCCTTGACTCCATCACCACCTTCCGTAGAGGACACAGGATTACCTTCTTATGAGCAGGCAGTGGCACTGACCAGAAAACACAATGTTTCCCCACCGCCACCATATCCCGGGCCAGCAAAAGGGTTTCGAGTATTTAAAAAGTCTATGTCGCTCCCATCTCACTAA